A single window of Hyla sarda isolate aHylSar1 chromosome 2, aHylSar1.hap1, whole genome shotgun sequence DNA harbors:
- the LOC130358397 gene encoding protein spinster homolog 1-like yields MASPQDPLLKEEEEAMEDHSDMDVEKGDIPERQNLPSLSVMSAARSIITVVILAFVNLLIYANRSSVAGVLPYIQKAYDTNASLSGLLNTLFIGSYVLVAPIAGYLGDHCNKKYTVCAGVIVWLSMTLTLSFIPDGYFLLFLLTSGLVGAGEATFCTIAPSIIADLFTSDQRTRMLNVFYSVIPVGCGLGYIIGPKVTDAARGDWHWAFRVTPGLGLIAVALMILVTKKLPRMTTNGKKNNKSQKFAKWATDLKKLFQNRSFMLTTMGSTAVSFIVGAIGVWGPSYLTHARTLLQEKDPCRAEPCDYHDILIFGVVTVVSGILGVVAGTEISKRYRKSNPRADPLVCGCAMMLSAPFLLLALTFGNISLVATNIFIFIGETLLSVNFTLISDIILKVVTPWRRSSALAMQMTIYHLLGDAGSPYLIGLISDTYERGYAKSPLLKYRSLEYALMTCTIMAVIGGAFFMATALYIERDEKEAEMESEPPSSSSSSLLPADEDCASD; encoded by the coding sequence atggcctctccacaagacccattgctgaaggaggaggaagaagcaatggaggaccatagtgatatggatgtagaaaagggcgatatccctgagaggcagaacctgccatctctaagcgtgatgtccgccgcacgttccatcatcacagtagtgatcctcgcctttgttaatttgctcatctatgcaaatcgctccagcgtggcgggggtgctgccttatatacagaaagcatatgacaccaatgctagtctgtccggcttattgaatacattgttcattggaagctacgtgctggtcgcaccaattgccggatatttgggcgaccactgtaataagaaatatactgtttgcgcaggagtcatcgtttggctgagcatgacacttaccctgtcattcatccctgacgggtacttcctgctcttcctgctgacgagtgggctggttggagccggagaggcgactttctgcaccatcgccccctccatcattgcagacctttttacaagtgaccagcggacccgcatgctgaacgtgttttactccgtcatacctgtaggctgcggactaggatacatcatcgggcccaaagtgactgatgcagcaaggggcgattggcactgggcatttcgggtcacccctggcctgggcctcatagctgtggctttgatgattttggtcacaaagaaGCTTCCAAGAatgactacaaacgggaagaagaacaacaaatcccagaagtttgccaaatgggcgacagatctgaaaaaactatttcaaaatcgaagcttcatgttaaccaccatgggatcgacggctgtatccttcatagtgggagccataggtgtatggggtccgtcatacctgacccacgcacgaacactcctacaagagaaggacccttgccgtgctgaaccgtgtgactatcacgacatcctaatatttggtgtggttacagtcgtttccggcattctgggagttgtagcagggacggagataagtaaaagatatcgcaaatccaacccacgggcggacccgcttgtgtgtggatgcgcgatgatgctctccgccccttttcttctgttggcattgacttttggcaacatcagcctcgttgccaccaacatctttatcttcatcggagagacgcttctgtcagtaaatttcaccctcatatctgacattatactaaaagtagtaactccgtggaggagatcttcagccctggccatgcagatgacaatctatcacctcctaggtgacgccggcagcccgtacctcatcggcctgatatctgacacctacgaacgaggatatgccaaatcccctcttctgaaataccgcagcctggagtatgccctcatgacctgcaccataatggcagtcatcggaggggccttcttcatggccacggccctatatatagagagggacgaaaaagaagcagagatggaatcagaacctccgtcatcctcctcctcctcactgcttcctgccgatgaggactgcgcttcagactga